In Corylus avellana chromosome ca2, CavTom2PMs-1.0, the following proteins share a genomic window:
- the LOC132171966 gene encoding protein DUF642 L-GALACTONO-1,4-LACTONE-RESPONSIVE GENE 2 yields the protein MGQSSIRSKWVSLLMLFFAHLFTTTTAEDGLVANGDFETPPSNGFPSEAIAVGGGGTKEIPSWKSNGTVELVEAGQKQGGMILIIPQGRHAVRLGNDAEVSQDLKVEKGFTYSVTFSAARTCAQLESLNVSVAPASQTIDLQTLYNVQGWDPYAWAFEAEVDDVRLAFRNPGMEDDPTCGPIIDDIAIKKLFTPDRSKDNAVINGDFEEGPWMFRNTSLGVLLPTNLDEEISSLPGWNVESNRAIRYIDSDHFSVPGGKRAVELLSGKEGIISQMVETAPDKQYRLTFSLGHAGDKCKQPLAVMAFAGDQAQNIHYTPDSNSTFQSANLNFTAKAERTRIAFYSVYYNTRSDDMSSLCGPVVDDVRVWFSGSERIGFGGLRLGLGFGFLLFVFTVV from the exons ATGGGTCAGAGCTCGATAAGAAGCAAATGGGTATCACTGTTGATGCTTTTCTTTGCTCATTTGTTTACCACAACCACAGCAGAAGATG GCCTTGTAGCAAACGGTGATTTCGAAACGCCTCCATCGAACGGGTTCCCAAGCGAGGCCATAGCCGTAGGGGGCGGCGGGACCAAGGAAATCCCCAGCTGGAAATCAAACGGGACCGTTGAGCTGGTGGAAGCGGGGCAAAAACAGGGTGGGATGATCCTCATCATACCGCAGGGTAGACACGCGGTGAGGCTGGGCAACGACGCGGAGGTCAGCCAGGATCTGAAGGTGGAGAAGGGGTTTACATACTCGGTCACGTTCAGTGCGGCTCGCACGTGCGCCCAGCTGGAGTCTCTGAACGTGTCCGTGGCGCCTGCATCGCAGACGATAGACCTGCAGACGCTGTACAACGTACAGGGGTGGGACCCATACGCGTGGGCTTTCGAGGCGGAGGTTGATGATGTGCGTTTGGCTTTTAGGAACCCGGGCATGGAGGATGACCCCACGTGTGGGCCCATCATCGATGATATTGcaataaaaaaacttttcaccCCCGATCGATCCAAAG ACAATGCAGTCATCAATGGCGATTTTGAAGAAGGCCCATGGATGTTCAGGAACACCTCACTCGGCGTCTTACTTCCCACCAACCTCGACGAAGAAATATCCTCACTACCGGGCTGGAACGTCGAATCCAACAGGGCCATCCGCTACATCGACTCCGACCACTTCTCCGTCCCGGGAGGCAAGCGGGCGGTCGAATTGCTTTCCGGCAAGGAAGGCATAATTTCCCAAATGGTCGAAACGGCGCCAGACAAACAGTACCGCTTGACCTTCTCCTTGGGCCACGCCGGCGACAAATGCAAGCAGCCGCTTGCCGTCATGGCATTCGCCGGAGACCAGGCGCAAAACATTCACTACACGCCGGATTCCAACTCCACCTTTCAGAGCGCCAATCTGAACTTCACGGCCAAGGCGGAGAGAACCCGAATTGCGTTCTACAGCGTGTACTACAACACCAGAAGCGATGACATGAGCTCGCTCTGTGGGCCGGTGGTGGATGATGTGCGGGTGTGGTTTTCTGGGTCGGAAAGAATCGGGTTTGGCGGATTAAGGTTGGGGCTcgggtttgggtttttgttgtttgttttcaCCGTGGTTTAG
- the LOC132170991 gene encoding prefoldin subunit 6: protein MASPSALRELQRDLETKANDLSKLQKDIAKNHQVRKKYTIQLGENELVLKELDLLKEDANVYKLIGPVLVKQDLAEANANVRKRIEYISAELKRLDGTVQDLEEKQNSKKDAVLKVQQRIQSLQAGKAKV from the exons ATGGCTTCCCCAAGCGCTCTTCGAGAGCTACAGCGTGATTTGGAGACCAAGGCTAACGATCTTAGCAAACTCCAAAAAG ATATTGCGAAGAATCACCAAGTGAGAAAGAAGTACACTATCCAGCTCGGCGAGAACGAGCTCGTCCTCAAG GAATTGGATCTGCTGAAAGAAGATGCAAATGTCTACAAATTGATCGGTCCGGTGCTTGTGAAGCAGGATTTGGCAGAGGCGAATGCGAATGTGCGCAAGAGAATCGAATATATCTCTGCTGAATT GAAACGACTTGATGGAACTGTTCAAGATTTGGAGGAGAAGCAAAATAGCAAGAAAGATGCG GTATTAAAGGTACAACAGAGGATTCAATCTCTCCAGGCTGGAAAAGCCAAGGTCTAG